One Persephonella sp. genomic window, ATAGGCAGCCATGATGCCCTCCTCTATATATAGTATTCATTTTTTTAATCCACAACATATAGTATAAAGAAAAAATTTTTTTTGTAATTGATACAAATCAATCATTGATCTTTCAAAGAACTTGAATGGATTTCTTATTTGTAATAAAATATTTTTTTGCTTTAAATAGCTTACAGGAGGTATGGGAAATATGTATGCTGTTATAAAAACAGGTGGAAAGCAGTATAAGGTTGAACCTGAAATGCTTTTAAGGGTTGAAAAGCTGTGTGCAGAACCGGGGGAGATTGTTGAGTTTGACGCCTCTTTGGTAAGAGATGATCAGGGAAACATAAAGACAGAAGGCAAAGTTGAGGCTGAAGTAGTAAAGCATGGAAAAAATAAAAAAGTGCTTGTATTCCATTTCAAAAGGAAGAAAAATTACAAAAAGCTAAACGGACATAGACAGCCTTACACACTTATTAAGATTAAAGAAATAAAGGCTTAAAGGAGGAATTAAATATGGCTTCCAAGAAAAGTGGTGGTTCAGCTAAAAACGGAAGGGATAGTTTT contains:
- the rplU gene encoding 50S ribosomal protein L21 — its product is MYAVIKTGGKQYKVEPEMLLRVEKLCAEPGEIVEFDASLVRDDQGNIKTEGKVEAEVVKHGKNKKVLVFHFKRKKNYKKLNGHRQPYTLIKIKEIKA